GAGTGCTACGATAAGGAGTTTAGCGTTTATTCTAGCGACATCTGTCCCGAATTCGTCTAGCGTCGATTGGTCCGCGCCAAGATTCTTCGCATAATCTATATAGCGCCTAGCCGCTTCGCCTCCACCCGTGATTACTGCGGGTATCTCAGCTTCTTTGATGGAGTCTCTTATTACTTGTGCTACTGCTTTGACTTCTTCAGAGCCTCTGTCGAATAGGCTGCCAGTAAGTTTGAGTATGACTCTCTTCTTCAATCTCTTAGGAAGAGTGGGGCATCGGATTATATTCTTAACGGTTTCAAATATTTCGTCTACTCAACCATCTTTAGCAGGTCTGAGGCGGTTATTATCCCTATTACCTTACTGTTTTCAGCAACCAGAACCGCTTTACAATACTTTATAAGCGGAAGTATCGCTTTTGCCGGGGTTGATACGTCAACAATAGGTGGTGGCGGGTCCGCTAAATCCCGAACTAGGGCTTTACCCACCTTCTCCGGGTCTCCGCTCATCATTCTCTTCATAATACCCTCCTCTGTAATCAAGCCAACAATCTTATCGCCATCAAGCACAGGTAACTGGCTGAAGCCTTGTCTTCTCATGACCTCAGCCGCAGAGGCCGCTGTA
This genomic stretch from Nitrososphaerota archaeon harbors:
- a CDS encoding CBS domain-containing protein yields the protein MFPKLEEIRRIRLRLGLTQRKLASLVGVSTSLINQIESGRSKPSYETARRIFEVLGMLEAKNSPKAGDICSRSVVFASVKDTAASAAEVMRRQGFSQLPVLDGDKIVGLITEEGIMKRMMSGDPEKVGKALVRDLADPPPPIVDVSTPAKAILPLIKYCKAVLVAENSKVIGIITASDLLKMVE